The genomic window TTGCTTAAGGTATCTGTTTAACGTCACTGATTTGAATAAAGGTTTTCTTTATTGACAGTGTTCAGCATTACATCCAGCAAACTAACCACATTTCAGTATGATGGGTTGTTTAATCAGTGTCTCATCTATGACCTCTGTCGTACAGAAAACATTCCAGAAAAGTGGACACCTGAGGTCAAACACTTCTGCCCAAATGTACCCATCATCCTTGTGGGCAACAAAAAAGATTTACGAAATGATGACCACACACGCAGAGAGCTGGCCAAGATGAAACAGGTAATCTTGCTCTTGTTGGTCGGTTACACTCACTATAGTAACGCAAACTCCCAAAAACTATCATGCTGTCATGCTTTAAAGTACATTTcagaattgtgtaaaaaaaaaaaaaaaacatttttaaaagaatttgtctttattgagaGCCTTTGTGTAGATGCAgtggtgtgtaaatgtttatccTGATGTCTTCCTTGTGTAGTCAGTTTGGTATTAGTGAATGGAAAGGAACTATttgtgatcatttttattttattattttttttatatgtccAGTCAATTAACAGCAGTGTAACATCTATATTCAAAACTCTTCCTTCTCAAACAGGAGCCAGTCAAAGCTGAAGAAGGACGGGACATGGCTAATCGGATCGGAGCTTTTGGCTACATGGAATGCTCTGCGAAGACGAAGGATGGTGTGCGGGAGGTGTTTGAGATGGCCACCAGGGCCGCGCTGCAGGCCCGCAAGggcaaaaagaacaacaaatgcCTTCTCCTCTGAACACGCAGCACTGGACTGAAACCCCAAATAGGGGTGCAAAATGTGTGTAGagtcacacactcattcctCAAACTCGCCAAATGTTTTGGAAGAAAAAGTAACTGCTCagaaaatagttttgtttttgttaattttatttttgattctTTGATTAGTCATGGAAGTGTTTTTATCAGTATTTAAGAAATTGCAAAGGACTTGGACTTTTgccttatttgtttgtttttaatgttttgccTGAGTTTTGTGATGTTATTAAAGTCACACCCACCTGCCAAATGCTGTCATGTGACTCAGAAGCCTGCCAATCAAGTGCTCACTACAATTGctgggatttgtttttttttttttttgttttttttttattcccccaTGAAACAGGGCTGAAAAGTGAACATGATTTGTAATCTGTGTGTATGAGTCATTTTTATGGTTTGTTTTAGATTAGGAATTTAAACACCACCAACTTTATTGGGAAGCAAAAAAGACGGGTGGGGTTAGatatgtatacatgtacatatgtaACGCGTGTGTGGATGCACACAGACATGACTGGAAGTCCATTTGTAAACTAGACTTGGTAAATCTTATGTAATAAAAGACTTTCTATAAGGAAGTACATGGgtctaattttgttttgttgttgttttaatattttgtacAACAGGCAGTCAGATATCGAGTTATGCTCTTGTAGCATGGTGGTATTTGGAGATTTGCGCAGTATTTCAGTGTTCAGACCTCACATATTTGTAGGTGTAAGTTATATTTGGACAAAATGTGGAATGGAATCCCATTTGATGTtgacattaaacacatttattttatataaagaaaTGACCCTATCATATCCATCAATTTATGGTCCTAATAATTAATAGTACAGTCCagtgttatttttgttgttcttttgttcCTGTATAGAGGACGTGAGAGGAGACTGTCTTAATCATATAcagaagtaaattaaagtgaGATGTGATTGTAGCAGAGGAATGCTTATCTTTCAAACCATGCATCAAATTAACAAAATCACTGGCAGCATTTTATTAAATAGCAAGATAAAATAGAGCCCACGTTATGATTTCATGACCTTGATGTGATACTCTGTGGTTTCATTAACTGTTAATTCCAATTAACTGTTACCGTGATTGTAtaaaagtacaccccatggaaattgttgggtttttttgttgtgtttttttttttttttttttttacatatttggacaaacatttgTTCATCCttgaaacggtgcctattaataaaggtgatgcactATCAACTGaaacaaatttgacattttgtagtaattttctcaatttacatgaacaaaaaacagatcagtcgcatggaaaaagtaagtacacccctacatttatcacactttcagttgcatataattagaatcaggtgttgaagattgggtgccagtgattaaaacctgcttagggagtgcaggtggaatctgtctttatttatatccctctcaTGTCTAGTGtttggtgttccctttgttattgaggtgtgtggtgtcatcatgccaagatctgaaGAGATCTGTatggccttcagaaaaaaggtgtGGATGCCTGAGTCtggtaagggatttaaaaagatcttcaaattattttaaatacattattctCACTGTAGGGCAAATAATAtacaagtggcacagatttaAAATACTGCCAATttatccaggactggccgtctcAGCAAATTCACCCCAacagcagaccgtctgatgcagaAAGGAATCTCCAAGAACTCCAAAGTTTcattacaggatctgctagtaagtcttgcaactgttggtgtctaagtgtatgcttctacaatcagaaagagattgcacaaatttgacctgcatgggaggcgtgccaggaaaaagcctttgcaagactacagtttgccaatgagcaaagaccaggccttttggaataatgtgctctggacagatgaatcaaaggtagagttgtttggccacagtaacagcagacatgtttggtgcagaccaaagacggCTTGTCAGGAGAAAcatctcataccaactgtgaagcacggtggaggaaatgttatggtttggggttgcttcactgcctcagagaCTAGACAGCTtgaattcattgattcaactatgaattctgcatcatagcaaagagtgcttgaagataacgtgaggtAAAAGTTGAAGTttaaccaaaagtggacctttcaacaggataatgatacTAAGCACACTTGCAAATCCActaaggaatggctcaaaaagaaatggaatggagagttatggaatggcctagtcaaagcctgatttgaatcccattgaaatattgTGCGGGGATTTGAAAGTGGCGGtatatgcaagaaaaccctcaaacatcttacaactgaaagaatattgcatggaagagtgctcaaaaattccagcaagcctggtgggcaattatgcaaaatgaattatttatttcaaacaaaatcaattgaaatagttcaaaacAGGGCgctcggtggcttagtggttagcacgtttgcctcgcacctccagggttgggagtttgattcccaccgtggccctgtgtgtgcagaatttgcatgttacccgtgctgcaggggtttcctctgggtactccggtttccttccccagtccaaagacatgcatggtaggctgattggcatgtccaaagtgtccgcagtgtatgaatgggtgtgtgtatgtgattgtgccctgcgatggattggcaccctgtccagggtgtacccagccTTGTGCCTGCTGCtacctgggataagctccaggttccctgtgaccctgaaaaggttaaagcggtatagaggatggatggatggaagcatCCGGaaagcgcttcactttttccacatttttttatgttacagccttattccaaaatggattaaattcattattttcctcaaaattctacaaacaataccccataatgacaacgtgaaagaagtttgtttgaaatcctttcaaatttattttttaaaaaaaagcaaaaaaaaagcacatgtacataagtattcacagcctttgctcaatactttgttgaagcacctttggcacaaattacagcctcaagtctgatgttacaagcttggcacactcaaaattgagctcaggtgcatcctgtttccactgatcatccatccatccatccatccatccatcttctataccgcttatccttttcttcagggtcactgggaacctggagcctatcccagggagcatggggcacaaggcggggtacagcctggacagggtgccaatccccactgatcatccttgagatgtttctacaacttgattggagtccacctgtggtaaattcagttgattggacatgatttggaaaggcacacacctgtctatataaggttccacagttaacaatgcatgtcagagtgTAACAGATATAAGGAAAATAGGAAATAACATTCCCCCTCCCTCATGGCATGTCTTGTGCAGTAAGATGTATTAATTTCGCTAAAATCCTTCGCGGTTATTTAATAGTTTGCTGTTCTTGGTGTAGGGAGTACTTTATTGGTGTTCTAGCTCTTTGCTGATTGGTAGTAGACATATCGCGTTATTCCCGGTTTCTCGTCAGTCTGGGGTGAGTTTGACTGGGAGAGGTAGGTACTCAAGGCAGCGCGATTATAAAGTCCGGATTTTAAACTTTAGAAGTCGTGTCAAGCACACAAACCAGTTTGGTCATTTATAGTATTGTTAGGATAGACGGACTGTGTCGTTTCTGCTGTCTATTTTACTTGTAAAGTGAACAAATTGACacgtttgtctctctctgtgtgtgtgtgtgtgtgtgtgtgcgtgcgtgtgtgtgcgcgcgcgcgctaGCTGTCGCCATTTTATCTTCGTGTCGAGGTACACACTTAGGTTATTTTCTCATGTTAGGTGTGTTATGAAGATAAATCC from Ictalurus furcatus strain D&B chromosome 5, Billie_1.0, whole genome shotgun sequence includes these protein-coding regions:
- the rhoab gene encoding rho-related GTP-binding protein RhoA-B; the encoded protein is MAAIRKKLVIVGDGACGKTCLLIVFSKDQFPEVYVPTVFENYVADIEVDSKQVELALWDTAGQEDYDRLRPLSYPDTDVILMCFSIDSPDSLENIPEKWTPEVKHFCPNVPIILVGNKKDLRNDDHTRRELAKMKQEPVKAEEGRDMANRIGAFGYMECSAKTKDGVREVFEMATRAALQARKGKKNNKCLLL